A window of Cetobacterium sp. ZOR0034 genomic DNA:
ATAGTGAGAAAAATCTATCCAATACTCTTTAGGTATAATTTTCATAAGTTCTTTCTCAATTTTTATTACATCCTCTTCTTTAACTAATCCTATTAGATTAGTCAGTCTCCTCACATGAGTATCAACTGTAATTCCATCAGCCAATCTCCAAATTTCTCCCCTTACAACGTTAGCAGTTTTTCTTCCAACTCCTGCAAGTTCAGTTAATTCTTCCATTTTTTGTGGAATTTCTCCGTTATACTTTTCTAACAATTGTTGACTACACAATTTTATATTTTTGGCTTTATTTCTATAAAAACCTGTACTTTTTATCAACTCTTCTA
This region includes:
- the nth gene encoding endonuclease III — protein: MRKKERALKVIEILKEKFGHPECALNYQTPFELLVAVILSAQCTDIRVNIVTEKMYKIVNTPEQFAKMPIEDIEELIKSTGFYRNKAKNIKLCSQQLLEKYNGEIPQKMEELTELAGVGRKTANVVRGEIWRLADGITVDTHVRRLTNLIGLVKEEDVIKIEKELMKIIPKEYWIDFSHYLILQGRDKCIARRPKCLECEIKNYCKHGEKV